The Arachis hypogaea cultivar Tifrunner chromosome 16, arahy.Tifrunner.gnm2.J5K5, whole genome shotgun sequence genome contains a region encoding:
- the LOC112754298 gene encoding uncharacterized protein isoform X4, with protein sequence MQGPFHRCFIAGFKSRRRYSRSPVSHRHAHSHSQRDRTSSRRRSRFPCHRRRRSRTRSPSSLRHRTRHRSRSTSSPSPPPPKSHSPSVVANHHKLKKDEEEKRSKTSNLARTMHRDIQCGGHYYSTQEHT encoded by the exons ATGCAGGGGCCTTTCCATCGATGCTTCATTGCTGGTTTTAAGAGCAG AAGAAGATACTCTCGTTCCCCTGTTTCTCACCGTCAtgctcactctcactctcaaagGGATCGAACATCCTCAAG GAGAAGAAGCCGATTCCCTTGCCACAGGCGCCGCAGAAGCAGAACGCGGTCACCGTCTTCGCTGAGGCACCGCACAAGGCACAGAAGCAGAAGCACTTCCTCgccctctcctcctcctcctaaatCGCACAGTCCCAGTGTCGTTGCGAACCATCACAAGCTCAAAAAAgacgaagaagaaaagagaag CAAAACTTCTAATCTTGCAAGAACCATGCACAGAGACATTCAGTGTGGTGGTCACTACTACTCAACTCAAGAGCACACCTGA
- the LOC112754298 gene encoding uncharacterized protein isoform X2, protein MQGPFHRCFIAGFKSRRRYSRSPVSHRHAHSHSQRDRTSSRRRSRFPCHRRRRSRTRSPSSLRHRTRHRSRSTSSPSPPPPKSHSPSVVANHHKLKKDEEEKRRRSYYYIVLLFSCSREKKCGDLFLAHQLFDEQNF, encoded by the exons ATGCAGGGGCCTTTCCATCGATGCTTCATTGCTGGTTTTAAGAGCAG AAGAAGATACTCTCGTTCCCCTGTTTCTCACCGTCAtgctcactctcactctcaaagGGATCGAACATCCTCAAG GAGAAGAAGCCGATTCCCTTGCCACAGGCGCCGCAGAAGCAGAACGCGGTCACCGTCTTCGCTGAGGCACCGCACAAGGCACAGAAGCAGAAGCACTTCCTCgccctctcctcctcctcctaaatCGCACAGTCCCAGTGTCGTTGCGAACCATCACAAGCTCAAAAAAgacgaagaagaaaagagaag GAGGAGTTACTATTACATTGTTTTGCTGTTTTCTTGCTCAAGGGAGAAAAAGTGTGGAGATCTCTTCTTGGCTCATCAATTATTTGATGAG CAAAACTTCTAA
- the LOC112754298 gene encoding uncharacterized protein isoform X3: protein MQGPFHRCFIAGFKSRRRYSRSPVSHRHAHSHSQRDRTSSRRRSRFPCHRRRRSRTRSPSSLRHRTRHRSRSTSSPSPPPPKSHSPSVVANHHKLKKDEEEKRRRSYYYIVLLFSCSREKKCGDLFLAHQLFDEL, encoded by the exons ATGCAGGGGCCTTTCCATCGATGCTTCATTGCTGGTTTTAAGAGCAG AAGAAGATACTCTCGTTCCCCTGTTTCTCACCGTCAtgctcactctcactctcaaagGGATCGAACATCCTCAAG GAGAAGAAGCCGATTCCCTTGCCACAGGCGCCGCAGAAGCAGAACGCGGTCACCGTCTTCGCTGAGGCACCGCACAAGGCACAGAAGCAGAAGCACTTCCTCgccctctcctcctcctcctaaatCGCACAGTCCCAGTGTCGTTGCGAACCATCACAAGCTCAAAAAAgacgaagaagaaaagagaag GAGGAGTTACTATTACATTGTTTTGCTGTTTTCTTGCTCAAGGGAGAAAAAGTGTGGAGATCTCTTCTTGGCTCATCAATTATTTGATGAG TTGTAG
- the LOC112754300 gene encoding uncharacterized protein codes for MAKKSKKIIPIDCIPKHSQQPRSSPPKRRTDFSVFVTTSSSASSSAFSNRGSSPDSSSGEERLSSFITSILREKRKAVKNFHESTMVRGSNYQEGTAVCSSESFDVPTMEYDSAVQDEGLGQSSNNRDTSNGKVYICKMSKSIPHETSVSDSSSLALTPGTVIWARTTCQTWWPAEIMEERSALSKPVSDGQVLVQFYGNHSSVWIDPMTDISTFEDCFEERCSNPSNDFQEALKQAIQKKEQLSSSPNSSFDMSAHSDQKDGSSDDKWTSPTSSRTMSDAVEKRRGSRERKRKVHFDEVRCPMKPERKLRRLKIMRLLGLAPPAGSPFCQ; via the exons ATGGCTAAGAAGAGCAAAAAGATTATCCCAATTGATTGCATACCAAAGCATTCTCAACAGCCTAGAAGCTCACCTCCCAAACGCCGCACTGATTTCTCTGTCTTCGTCACcacttcttcttctgcttcttcttctgcctTTTCCAACCGAG GTTCATCACCGGATTCATCTTCTGGTGAAGAGAGATTGTCAAGTTTCATTACAAGCATTTTACGGGAAAAGAGAAAGGCAGTGAAAAATTTTCATGAAAGTACAATGGTTCGGGGCAGCAATTACCAGGAGGGTACAGCAGTGTGTTCATCTGAGTCTTTTGATGTCCCAACTATGGAATATGATTCAGCTGTGCAAGATGAAGGTCTTGGTCAAAGCAGCAACAATAG GGACACTAGTAATGGAAAAGTTTATATTTGCAAGATGTCAAAATCTATCCCTCATGAAACATCTGTCAGTGATAGTAGTTCTCTTGCTTTAACCCCTGGAACTGTGATATGGGCCAGaacaacttgccaaacatggtgGCCAGCCGAG ATCATGGAAGAAAGATCTGCATTATCTAAGCCTGTCAGTGATGGACAAGTTTTAGTTCAGTTTTATGGAAATCATTCCAG TGTCTGGATTGATCCAATGACAGATATTTCAACGTTTGAGGAT TGTTTTGAGGAACGGTGCAGTAACCCTTCAAATGATTTTCAAGAAGCTCTGAAACAA GCCATACAGAAGAAGGAACAACTCAGTTCTAGCCCAAACTCAAGTTTTGATATGTCTGCTCATTCTGATCAGAAAGATGGTTCATCTGATG ATAAATGGACTTCACCAACCTCGAGTAGAACAATGAGTGATGCTGTAGAGAAAAGAAGGGGGAGTAGGGAACGGAAGCGCAAAGTTCATTTTGAT GAGGTAAGATGTCCAATGAAACCAGAAAGGAAACTTCGTCGGTTGAAGATAATGCGGTTGTTGGGCCTTGCACCTCCTGCTGGTTCTCCATTTTGCcagtaa
- the LOC112754298 gene encoding uncharacterized protein isoform X1, whose product MQGPFHRCFIAGFKSRRRYSRSPVSHRHAHSHSQRDRTSSRRRSRFPCHRRRRSRTRSPSSLRHRTRHRSRSTSSPSPPPPKSHSPSVVANHHKLKKDEEEKRRLISFFATGFSEGSYCLVQLVIRMKQLLRRLSTVPLETSFIIKAME is encoded by the exons ATGCAGGGGCCTTTCCATCGATGCTTCATTGCTGGTTTTAAGAGCAG AAGAAGATACTCTCGTTCCCCTGTTTCTCACCGTCAtgctcactctcactctcaaagGGATCGAACATCCTCAAG GAGAAGAAGCCGATTCCCTTGCCACAGGCGCCGCAGAAGCAGAACGCGGTCACCGTCTTCGCTGAGGCACCGCACAAGGCACAGAAGCAGAAGCACTTCCTCgccctctcctcctcctcctaaatCGCACAGTCCCAGTGTCGTTGCGAACCATCACAAGCTCAAAAAAgacgaagaagaaaagagaag GTTAATTTCATTCTTCGCTACTGGCTTTTCTGAAGGAAGCTACTGCCTTGTCCAACTTGTTATTAGGATGAAACAATTGCTGCGTCGTTTATCTACTGTTCCACTTGAAACTTCATTTATTATTAAGGCTATGGAATGA